In a single window of the Heliangelus exortis chromosome 1, bHelExo1.hap1, whole genome shotgun sequence genome:
- the CAPZA3 gene encoding LOW QUALITY PROTEIN: F-actin-capping protein subunit alpha-3 (The sequence of the model RefSeq protein was modified relative to this genomic sequence to represent the inferred CDS: inserted 1 base in 1 codon; deleted 1 base in 1 codon; substituted 2 bases at 2 genomic stop codons), with the protein LSALLQEDQLVRQGAAXAGASHKKNFTPGPNNHTVLLTHXNVLEGKCFFDLQDKFSFDFGDPHRVTGIFFLQMHYCRGAKLHLTVNKSKSETLNLIDQSQFSTAFVQCVIAEDTKLHIAILENIQASLEGICGKNLQEKLLVTXTFMNWTTALNDQHLNTNVFKKKVSPSLLKHIISHVFAANAKGRHTSLQSLIAEDEVVGLPLFK; encoded by the exons ctctctgctctgctgcaggaggacCAA CTGGTGAGGCAGGGTGCTGCCTGAGCCGGAGCCTCTCACAAGAAAAACTTCACCCCGGGTCCAAACAATCACACTGTGCTACTGACCCATTGAAATGTCTTAGAGGGAAAGTGTTTCTTTGACCTTCAGGACAAATTCTCTTTTGACTTTGGTGACCCGCACAGG GTTACAGGGATATTTTTCCTCCAGATGCACTACTGCAGGGGTGCCAAGCTCCATTTAACTGTCAACAAGTCTAAAAGTGAGACTCTAAATCTGATAGACCAGAGTCAGTTTTCCACAGCTTTTGTGCAATGTGTTATAGCTGAGGACACCAAACTTCATATTGCCATTCTGGAAAACATTCAGGCTTCATTGGAGGGTATATGTGGGAAAAATCTGCAGGAGAAGCTCCTTGTTA CCACTTTTATGAACTGGACTACAGCACTGAATGATCAGCATTTGAACACCAatgtcttcaaaaaaaaagtgtctccAAGCTTACTGAAACACATTATTTCACATG TGTTTGCTGCAAATGCCAAGGGAAG GCATACTAGTTTACAAAGCCTTATTGCAGAAGACGAAGTGGTAGGGTTGCCATTATTTAAATGA